In Glandiceps talaboti chromosome 6, keGlaTala1.1, whole genome shotgun sequence, one DNA window encodes the following:
- the LOC144436514 gene encoding RING finger protein 11-like produces the protein MKMGNCLRSSTTDDISLLNGGDRSPGAESLGPPPPYQEEAPVYYPSPNQRRPANQLTEEEQVRIAQRIGLIQHLPTGMYDGSKKNRECVICMSEFVYGDSIRILPCMHIYHIACIDDWLMRSFTCPSCMEPVDAALLVSYDSTHTP, from the exons ATGAAAATGGGGAACTGTCTAAGAAGTAGTACTACCGACGATATATCTTTATTAAATGGTGGAGATCGTTCACCAGGAGCAGAAAGTTTAGGGCCTCCACCGCCTTATCAG GAAGAGGCACCAGTATATTACCCTAGTCCAAACCAAAGACGACCTGCAAATCAATTAACAGAGGAAGAACAGGTTAGGATAGCTCAAAGAATAGGACTTATACAACATTTACCCACAGGAATGTATGATGGCAGCAAGAAAAACAGAGA GTGTGTCATCTGTATGTCAGAGTTTGTATATGGAGACTCTATACGTATTCTACCGTGTATGCATATTTATCATATAGCTTGCATAGATGACTGGTTAATGAGATCATTTACATGCCCATCGTGTATGGAACCTGTAGATGCGGCTTTATTAGTATCATATGATTCAACCCATACTCCATAA